CAGGAAGTTGAAAAGAAGATTCCTGAGCCTCCTAGAGAGATCTCTATTCCTGAACCGCCTGATGAGGTGGCTATTAAGCCTCGCATAGCTCTAGCAGTCGACGGCTCAGAATTCTATGTTAATGCAGACGGCTCAATAATTGGCGAGAGAGAAGGCTCATCAAACGTTTTAGCTGAAGAAATAATCTTGGATTATATTGAACGGAACAATGGTGAGATGAACATTTCAAAATGCGCAAAGGAACTGAACATGTCTCCCACCAAAATAATGGCTGTTCTCGAATCTTTAAGCAAGAAAGGTAAGATAAAAATCGAATAGGTGTAGGGAGACATGAGCGCAGCTCAGGAGCTGGAGCAGCTGGCGCTAAAATACGCTGAGCAGGCGGTGATGCTTGATCGACAGGGTAAGAAGGAGATGGCTATCGAGGCTTATCAAAAGGCCATAGATAGCTTGCTGAAAATAGCGAAGATAAATCCAAGCTGCGAGCTGAACAAAATATATCTGCAGAGGGCTGAGGCATATAAAAGAAGAGTTGCTGCGCTCAAGTCCTCCCTACACTTAAGTCCAGCAACAGCCGAAGACACCGGCGAAGGAAGAACACGCTTCGAAGATCTCATTATAAGGGAGCCGCCCAAAGTCACTTGGGACGATGTGGTTGGGCTTGAGGACGCGAAAAGGGCGATTAGAGAAGCCATAGTTTATCCATCACTTAGGCCAGACCTATTCCCACTTGGTTGGCCTAGAGGGATCTTGCTTTTCGGGCCTCCTGGATGTGGGAAGACGCTTTTAGCCGCAGCTGTTGCGAACGAGATTAGCGCTAAATTCATACCTGTTGATGCGGCGTGCATAATGTCCAAGTGGCTTGGTGAAGCTGAACAGAATGTTGCTAGGCTATTCAATCTAGCTAGGAGGGAGGCAAACACCTCGTCAGTGATAATCTTTATTGATGAGATCGATTCGTTGATAGGGGCTCGGCGGTTTGAGGTTGGCGGCGAGATAAGGGTTAGAAATCAATTTCTCAAGGAGATGGACGGCATATTAGACAAGAAAAATCCGCTTAAAGTTTACGTTATCGGCGCGACGAATAAACCCTGGGATCTGGATCCCCCATTTATAAGGAGGTTTCAAAAAAGGATTTATGTGCCTCCCCCAGACTATAAGCAGCGTCTAGAAACCTTCAAGCTCTACACGAAGCCTCTGAAATTGGCGTCTGATGTGGACTTAGAGAGGCTGGCGCTTCTCACCGAAGGTTTTTCTGGAAGCGATATTATGGATGTTTGTCAGTCAGTTCAACTCAAAGTAAACAGTGAAATATTTGAAAACTGCGTAGATTATAGTAAGGCTGAACCTAGGCCGATATCTATGAAAGATTTCCTAGACGTTCTAAAGATGAGAAAACCAAGCGTGTCTAAAGATATGCTGGTTCAATACGAGAAATGGTTTAACGAGTTTAAAGCCCTATAAAAAGGTCTCCGAGCAATATTTGAGCGTTAAAGTTATTACTGGGTTTCTGATTGGTTATTTATGAAGCCCGGTGGTGTAGTGGACAAGCATAGCGGGCTTTGGAGGCAAGCGCAATAAAGGGGATTTTTATTCAGGATATAACAGGTCTTGCCGAGGAAACCCGCTGACGGGAGTTCGAATCTCCCCCGGGCTACCACTACCAGCAACCACATATTTCTAATTTTTAGATGCCGCCTTAACGCTCTCCGCTAATTCAGGATGCCGTAACAAAAACGCTAATATATTCTAATCCATCTAAATTTTACGGGATGGTTCATGAGAGAAAATAGACGCTCCTTGATTCAAGCGATCCTCTTAATTGTTCTTGGGCTTTTATGGATAATGAGTGGTCTTATTGATAATGAATTTGTCATAATAATAATTGGTTTATCGATCGCTCTCGGCGCGTTCTCCCTCTTCCTAACAAATTGTGTGGTGAGCGATTTAAAGGTTAAGCGCTATGCCGAAATAGCCTTCTCGGCGGTTTCCCTCGGAACAGTTATCTATGGATATCTTGTGAGCCGCGCATTGATTCTTATGATCTTCGCAGCGCTAATAATCGCTTTTCTAACACTGGGCTTTATATTATCATATTTGCTGCCGAAGCTCCGCAAAGAAATATAGGGAAGATTCCTTCTTCACACAGTTACTCTTTTAAACCTAAAAGGTGTTCTTAGTTAAAGCAGCGTAACGAGTAAAGATTAGGAGGAAGCACCTTTGAGCTTAAAAGGTTCTTCTAAACAGTTTTTAGAATACTTCACTTATAGAGGGGACAGAACTAGAGAGATATCTTTTCCTATCGGCGGCATTGGAACCGGCTCAATAGGATTGGCCGGTAACGGCAGACTAATAGACTGGGAAATCTTTAATAGGCCAAACAAGGGAAGCGTAAATGGTTTCTCACATTTCGCAATCAAAGCTGAACATGAGGGTAAAATTCTAGATGCGCGAGTTTTAAATAGTGATCTACCTCCTCCCTACACAGGTGAGTTTAGCCATGAGCGTTTCCAATCCTTCGGCTTCGGCCCACCAAGAGGCTATATGGCTGGGCTGCCACATTTTAGAGGCTCGGAATTTGTGGGGACTTACCCGATAGCCGAAATAAGGTTTATCGACGAAGATTTTCCGGGAAAGGTTAGGATGACGGCTTTCAACCCCTTCATTCCGCTTAATGATTTAGATTCAAGTATACCGGCAGCTTTTTTCGAGATAAATGTTGAGAATACGGCCGATTGCGAGATAACTTACACAATATGTTTATCTGTTCAGAACCCTCTTCCAGATGGCGCAACAATCAACAAGTATGAGAGGAACGGCGAATATCACCTCATAAGAATGTTTTCAACAAAGCCCTCTGAAAATGATCCTGAGTATGGCGACTTAACCATAGCAACTGACGCTTCAGACATCAGTTATCAGGAATATTGGTTCAGGGGAGGATGGTTCGACAGCCTCCAAGTCTATTGGAAAGATCTAACCGCTCCCGGTAAACTTAAGAACCGCTCATATCAGTCTACGCAGAAAGGAATCCGGGATCACGCGTCCCTCGCGGTTCATTTAAAGGTTAAGGCTAGGGGATCTGGTAAGGCTAGGTTTATAATAGCGTGGAACTTTCCGAACTGCTATAATTATTGGAACCCGGAGAAAACTGAGAGACCAACCATATGGAAGAATTATTACGCAAGGATCTTCAAAGACTCCGTTGAAACAGCCATATACTGCTTAAAGAACTGGGATCGCCTCTATGAGGAGACGGCCACCTTTAGAGACATCTTGTTCGCGTCAACTTTGCCGCCCTTTGTTTTAGACGCGGTCTCAGCGAATATTTCGATTCTTAAGTCTCCTACGGTTCTGCGCTTAGAGGACGGTTCCCTCTATGGTTTTGAAGGCTGCCATACAAGCTCCGGTTGCTGCGAAGGAAGCTGTATGCATGTGTGGAGTTACGCCTATGCGCCCCTCTTCCTATTTCCAAAACTCGATAGATCCATGTGGGATCTACACTATAAATACGATATGCGGGAAGATGGACGTATAAGTTTTCGGCTTCAGCTGCCTTTGGGGCGAGGGCAATGGGAGTTCCCTCACGCCGCGGTAGATGGGCAGTTCGGCGGCGTGATTAGAGCTTATGCTTACTGGAAGCTCACGGGGGACGATGAATGGCTTAAAGCGAATTGGCAATCGATAAAGAAGTCCATTGAATATGTGTGGGCTGAGTCTAATGAGGATAAATGGGATCCCAATAAAGACGGCGTCCTTGAAGGTCGGCAGCACAACACGCTTGATGTGGAGCTCTTCGGACCGAACTCTTGGTTGACGGGAATGTATCTTGCAGCCTTAAAGGCTGGAGCCGAGATGGCTGGGTATTTGGGTGAGGTTGAGAAAGCCAAAGAATACATGGAGATATTTAATAAGGGTAAACGTTGGGTTGAAGAAAACCTATTTAACGGCGAATACTTCCATCAGATCAT
Above is a genomic segment from Candidatus Bathyarchaeia archaeon containing:
- a CDS encoding GH116 family glycosyl-hydrolase produces the protein MSLKGSSKQFLEYFTYRGDRTREISFPIGGIGTGSIGLAGNGRLIDWEIFNRPNKGSVNGFSHFAIKAEHEGKILDARVLNSDLPPPYTGEFSHERFQSFGFGPPRGYMAGLPHFRGSEFVGTYPIAEIRFIDEDFPGKVRMTAFNPFIPLNDLDSSIPAAFFEINVENTADCEITYTICLSVQNPLPDGATINKYERNGEYHLIRMFSTKPSENDPEYGDLTIATDASDISYQEYWFRGGWFDSLQVYWKDLTAPGKLKNRSYQSTQKGIRDHASLAVHLKVKARGSGKARFIIAWNFPNCYNYWNPEKTERPTIWKNYYARIFKDSVETAIYCLKNWDRLYEETATFRDILFASTLPPFVLDAVSANISILKSPTVLRLEDGSLYGFEGCHTSSGCCEGSCMHVWSYAYAPLFLFPKLDRSMWDLHYKYDMREDGRISFRLQLPLGRGQWEFPHAAVDGQFGGVIRAYAYWKLTGDDEWLKANWQSIKKSIEYVWAESNEDKWDPNKDGVLEGRQHNTLDVELFGPNSWLTGMYLAALKAGAEMAGYLGEVEKAKEYMEIFNKGKRWVEENLFNGEYFHQIIDLKDKSILEEYSSTDPNVVSIYWNDEHKEIKYQIGEGCEIDQVLAQWHANICGLGEIFDSEKVKSALKSIYRYNFKRSMRKHFNPCRIFSLNDEAGVVVCEWPNGKGKPIIPVPYAEETWCGTEYAVASHMIQEGLIDEGLEIVKAVRDRYNGEKRNPWNEIECGSNYSRSMSSYALLLALSGFKIDMTKGEVEFNPPRIQNGEFKCFWSAGTGWGIFQIEPEKVSLTVKYGSLKIKTLSLPFLGGKKIASIIVDGKEVRYEQHENKIFFIEPISLEREASLTVST
- a CDS encoding AAA family ATPase codes for the protein MSAAQELEQLALKYAEQAVMLDRQGKKEMAIEAYQKAIDSLLKIAKINPSCELNKIYLQRAEAYKRRVAALKSSLHLSPATAEDTGEGRTRFEDLIIREPPKVTWDDVVGLEDAKRAIREAIVYPSLRPDLFPLGWPRGILLFGPPGCGKTLLAAAVANEISAKFIPVDAACIMSKWLGEAEQNVARLFNLARREANTSSVIIFIDEIDSLIGARRFEVGGEIRVRNQFLKEMDGILDKKNPLKVYVIGATNKPWDLDPPFIRRFQKRIYVPPPDYKQRLETFKLYTKPLKLASDVDLERLALLTEGFSGSDIMDVCQSVQLKVNSEIFENCVDYSKAEPRPISMKDFLDVLKMRKPSVSKDMLVQYEKWFNEFKAL